From the genome of Eucalyptus grandis isolate ANBG69807.140 chromosome 2, ASM1654582v1, whole genome shotgun sequence, one region includes:
- the LOC104434462 gene encoding uncharacterized protein LOC104434462, whose product MDTKTEHTAERERAHSRHAAARENSQRRRRYSRKRFALVLGCSPAVLFHFDDPAESLGNHQGVHVSSNSTTISTRSPGRSFAVKQRPSKLLVRTGALLIFSVGFPANHRAPNTLHRHASQHYSFVLGARHSSPTTLLHRRFLIDPLSTMCADSPATKLQTTHVSCFATPRPQAATEEPPSRETLPSRTPGSPSSQATNHHRPHSAHCRPSVRVEPSVSPSLQNQYSNRYSLFRGKVG is encoded by the exons ATGGACACCAAGACGG AACACACGGCCGAACGGGAGAGAGCGCATTCACGACATGCGGCCGCAAGAGAGAATAGTCAAAGGAGGAGAAGATATTCACGCAAGCGCTTTGCTCTGGTTCTCGGTTGCTCTCCGGCAGTGCTCTTCCATTTCGATGATCCAGCAGAGTCCCTTGGCAATCATCAAGGAGTCCATGTGTCTAGCAATTCCACCACCATATCTACGCGGTCCCCTGGTCGAAGTTTCGCAGTCAAGCAGCGGCCAAGCAAGCTCTTGGTCAGAACGGGCGCACTCTTGATATTTTCTGTAGGTTTCCCGGCAAATCATCGAGCGCCCAACACTCTTCACCGCCATGCATCTCAGCACTACTCATTCGTGCTCGGAGCTCGACACTCTTCACCGACAACCCTCCTCCATCGACGATTCTTGATCGATCCATTGTCGACCATGTGCGCCGACAGCCCAGCGACGAAGCTGCAAACCACTCACGTCTCCTGCTTTGCTACTCCAAGACCGCAAGCGGCCACCGAGGAACCCCCATCACGAGAAACCTTGCCCAGCCGGACACCAGGGAGTCCCTCATCGCAAGCAACGAACCACCATCGGCCACACTCAGCCCACTGCCGACCATCTGTCCGAGTCGAACCGTCTGTCAGTCCAAGTTTGCAAAATCAATATTCAAATAG ATACAGCTTGTTCCGGGGCAAAGTCGGATGA
- the LOC104422301 gene encoding uncharacterized protein LOC104422301 isoform X3, producing the protein MESCDDEKDGVSENLMPKALSPRVASGGAKFVDEVLNGQDECCLDNFRMDKNVFYKLCHVLQSRGLLRHTNRIKIEEQLAIFLFITGHNLRTRAVQELFRSDVPQEVLENPRLYPYFNVVAPSSSLFWKGQQLVHLTSSFITSWLGGKAQHLNCESYILLSQGITNCRSRKTQVKLVVAGCAIHNYIHREKPEDWLFRRFEHGDVMQMDEALPSVEVEQPMFFENQDLDFPFVTQDLEMSLQLRDSLATEMWNDCQ; encoded by the exons ATGGAAAGCTGTGATGATGAGAAGGACGGCGTCTCCGAAAACCTTATGCCGAAGGCGCTATCGCCCAGGGTAGCATCTGGGGGTGCCAAGTTCGTGGATGAAGTGCTTAATGGTCAGGATGAATGCTGCTTGGACAATTTCCGGATGGACAAGAACGTGTTCTACAAGTTGTGCCACGTTTTGCAGTCGAGGGGCTTGCTGCGCCATACGAACAGGATCAAGATCGAGGAGCAGCTGGCCATATTCTTGTTCATAACAGGCCATAACCTGCGGACGCGAGCTGTTCAAGAGCTGTTTAG AAGCGATGTGCCTCAAGAAGTCCTGGAAAATCCTAGATTATACCCTTACTTTAATGTAGTTgctccctcaagttcactttttTGGAAAGGCCAGCAG CTTGTTCATTTGACCTCAAGTTTCATTACATCTTGGCTGGGTGGGAAGGCTCAGCATCTGAATTGCGAGTCCTACATTCTGCTCTCACAAGGCATAACAAATTGCAGGTCCCGGAAG ACACAGGTAAAGTTGGTCGTCGCTGGATGCGCTATTCACAATTACATTCATAGGGAGAAACCAGAAGATTGGCTTTTTAGAAGGTTTGAGCATGGAGATGTGATGCAAATGGATGAGGCGTTGCCCTCTGTGGAGGTAGAACAGCCAATGTTCTTTGAGAACCAGGACctggattttccttttgtaaCACAAGATTTAGAAATGTCTTTGCAATTGCGTGATTCACTTGCTACTGAAATGTGGAATGACTGTCAGTGA
- the LOC104422301 gene encoding uncharacterized protein LOC104422301 isoform X1 has translation MRCMHVCWKERVPERVFCLKDLTGYCFWVMESCDDEKDGVSENLMPKALSPRVASGGAKFVDEVLNGQDECCLDNFRMDKNVFYKLCHVLQSRGLLRHTNRIKIEEQLAIFLFITGHNLRTRAVQELFRSDVPQEVLENPRLYPYFNVVAPSSSLFWKGQQLVHLTSSFITSWLGGKAQHLNCESYILLSQGITNCRSRKTQVKLVVAGCAIHNYIHREKPEDWLFRRFEHGDVMQMDEALPSVEVEQPMFFENQDLDFPFVTQDLEMSLQLRDSLATEMWNDCQ, from the exons ATGCGATGTATGCACGTGTGCTGGAAGGAACGAGTTCCTGAACGTGTTTTCTGCTTGAAAGATCTTACAGGGTATTGCTTCTGGGTCATGGAAAGCTGTGATGATGAGAAGGACGGCGTCTCCGAAAACCTTATGCCGAAGGCGCTATCGCCCAGGGTAGCATCTGGGGGTGCCAAGTTCGTGGATGAAGTGCTTAATGGTCAGGATGAATGCTGCTTGGACAATTTCCGGATGGACAAGAACGTGTTCTACAAGTTGTGCCACGTTTTGCAGTCGAGGGGCTTGCTGCGCCATACGAACAGGATCAAGATCGAGGAGCAGCTGGCCATATTCTTGTTCATAACAGGCCATAACCTGCGGACGCGAGCTGTTCAAGAGCTGTTTAG AAGCGATGTGCCTCAAGAAGTCCTGGAAAATCCTAGATTATACCCTTACTTTAATGTAGTTgctccctcaagttcactttttTGGAAAGGCCAGCAG CTTGTTCATTTGACCTCAAGTTTCATTACATCTTGGCTGGGTGGGAAGGCTCAGCATCTGAATTGCGAGTCCTACATTCTGCTCTCACAAGGCATAACAAATTGCAGGTCCCGGAAG ACACAGGTAAAGTTGGTCGTCGCTGGATGCGCTATTCACAATTACATTCATAGGGAGAAACCAGAAGATTGGCTTTTTAGAAGGTTTGAGCATGGAGATGTGATGCAAATGGATGAGGCGTTGCCCTCTGTGGAGGTAGAACAGCCAATGTTCTTTGAGAACCAGGACctggattttccttttgtaaCACAAGATTTAGAAATGTCTTTGCAATTGCGTGATTCACTTGCTACTGAAATGTGGAATGACTGTCAGTGA
- the LOC104422301 gene encoding uncharacterized protein LOC104422301 isoform X2, with protein MRCMHVCWKERVPERVFCLKDLTGYCFWVMESCDDEKDGVSENLMPKALSPRVASGGAKFVDEVLNGQDECCLDNFRMDKNVFYKLCHVLQSRGLLRHTNRIKIEEQLAIFLFITGHNLRTRAVQELFRSDVPQEVLENPRLYPYFNLVHLTSSFITSWLGGKAQHLNCESYILLSQGITNCRSRKTQVKLVVAGCAIHNYIHREKPEDWLFRRFEHGDVMQMDEALPSVEVEQPMFFENQDLDFPFVTQDLEMSLQLRDSLATEMWNDCQ; from the exons ATGCGATGTATGCACGTGTGCTGGAAGGAACGAGTTCCTGAACGTGTTTTCTGCTTGAAAGATCTTACAGGGTATTGCTTCTGGGTCATGGAAAGCTGTGATGATGAGAAGGACGGCGTCTCCGAAAACCTTATGCCGAAGGCGCTATCGCCCAGGGTAGCATCTGGGGGTGCCAAGTTCGTGGATGAAGTGCTTAATGGTCAGGATGAATGCTGCTTGGACAATTTCCGGATGGACAAGAACGTGTTCTACAAGTTGTGCCACGTTTTGCAGTCGAGGGGCTTGCTGCGCCATACGAACAGGATCAAGATCGAGGAGCAGCTGGCCATATTCTTGTTCATAACAGGCCATAACCTGCGGACGCGAGCTGTTCAAGAGCTGTTTAG AAGCGATGTGCCTCAAGAAGTCCTGGAAAATCCTAGATTATACCCTTACTTTAAT CTTGTTCATTTGACCTCAAGTTTCATTACATCTTGGCTGGGTGGGAAGGCTCAGCATCTGAATTGCGAGTCCTACATTCTGCTCTCACAAGGCATAACAAATTGCAGGTCCCGGAAG ACACAGGTAAAGTTGGTCGTCGCTGGATGCGCTATTCACAATTACATTCATAGGGAGAAACCAGAAGATTGGCTTTTTAGAAGGTTTGAGCATGGAGATGTGATGCAAATGGATGAGGCGTTGCCCTCTGTGGAGGTAGAACAGCCAATGTTCTTTGAGAACCAGGACctggattttccttttgtaaCACAAGATTTAGAAATGTCTTTGCAATTGCGTGATTCACTTGCTACTGAAATGTGGAATGACTGTCAGTGA
- the LOC104422301 gene encoding uncharacterized protein LOC104422301 isoform X6 has product MRCMHVCWKERVPERVFCLKDLTGYCFWVMESCDDEKDGVSENLMPKALSPRVASGGAKFVDEVLNGQDECCLDNFRMDKNVFYKLCHVLQSRGLLRHTNRIKIEEQLAIFLFITGHNLRTRAVQELFRSDVPQEVLENPRLYPYFNLVHLTSSFITSWLGGKAQHLNCESYILLSQGITNCRSRKAGTTWWTPSL; this is encoded by the exons ATGCGATGTATGCACGTGTGCTGGAAGGAACGAGTTCCTGAACGTGTTTTCTGCTTGAAAGATCTTACAGGGTATTGCTTCTGGGTCATGGAAAGCTGTGATGATGAGAAGGACGGCGTCTCCGAAAACCTTATGCCGAAGGCGCTATCGCCCAGGGTAGCATCTGGGGGTGCCAAGTTCGTGGATGAAGTGCTTAATGGTCAGGATGAATGCTGCTTGGACAATTTCCGGATGGACAAGAACGTGTTCTACAAGTTGTGCCACGTTTTGCAGTCGAGGGGCTTGCTGCGCCATACGAACAGGATCAAGATCGAGGAGCAGCTGGCCATATTCTTGTTCATAACAGGCCATAACCTGCGGACGCGAGCTGTTCAAGAGCTGTTTAG AAGCGATGTGCCTCAAGAAGTCCTGGAAAATCCTAGATTATACCCTTACTTTAAT CTTGTTCATTTGACCTCAAGTTTCATTACATCTTGGCTGGGTGGGAAGGCTCAGCATCTGAATTGCGAGTCCTACATTCTGCTCTCACAAGGCATAACAAATTGCAGGTCCCGGAAG GCAGGCACTACCTGGTGGACACCAAGTCTGTGA
- the LOC104422301 gene encoding uncharacterized protein LOC104422301 isoform X4, with translation MRCMHVCWKERVPERVFCLKDLTGYCFWVMESCDDEKDGVSENLMPKALSPRVASGGAKFVDEVLNGQDECCLDNFRMDKNVFYKLCHVLQSRGLLRHTNRIKIEEQLAIFLFITGHNLRTRAVQELFRSDVPQEVLENPRLYPYFNVVAPSSSLFWKGQQLVHLTSSFITSWLGGKAQHLNCESYILLSQGITNCRSRKAGTTWWTPSL, from the exons ATGCGATGTATGCACGTGTGCTGGAAGGAACGAGTTCCTGAACGTGTTTTCTGCTTGAAAGATCTTACAGGGTATTGCTTCTGGGTCATGGAAAGCTGTGATGATGAGAAGGACGGCGTCTCCGAAAACCTTATGCCGAAGGCGCTATCGCCCAGGGTAGCATCTGGGGGTGCCAAGTTCGTGGATGAAGTGCTTAATGGTCAGGATGAATGCTGCTTGGACAATTTCCGGATGGACAAGAACGTGTTCTACAAGTTGTGCCACGTTTTGCAGTCGAGGGGCTTGCTGCGCCATACGAACAGGATCAAGATCGAGGAGCAGCTGGCCATATTCTTGTTCATAACAGGCCATAACCTGCGGACGCGAGCTGTTCAAGAGCTGTTTAG AAGCGATGTGCCTCAAGAAGTCCTGGAAAATCCTAGATTATACCCTTACTTTAATGTAGTTgctccctcaagttcactttttTGGAAAGGCCAGCAG CTTGTTCATTTGACCTCAAGTTTCATTACATCTTGGCTGGGTGGGAAGGCTCAGCATCTGAATTGCGAGTCCTACATTCTGCTCTCACAAGGCATAACAAATTGCAGGTCCCGGAAG GCAGGCACTACCTGGTGGACACCAAGTCTGTGA
- the LOC104422301 gene encoding uncharacterized protein LOC104422301 isoform X5 — translation MRCMHVCWKERVPERVFCLKDLTGYCFWVMESCDDEKDGVSENLMPKALSPRVASGGAKFVDEVLNGQDECCLDNFRMDKNVFYKLCHVLQSRGLLRHTNRIKIEEQLAIFLFITGHNLRTRAVQELFRSDVPQEVLENPRLYPYFNVVAPSSSLFWKGQQLVHLTSSFITSWLGGKAQHLNCESYILLSQGITNCRSRKRCLVGTFD, via the exons ATGCGATGTATGCACGTGTGCTGGAAGGAACGAGTTCCTGAACGTGTTTTCTGCTTGAAAGATCTTACAGGGTATTGCTTCTGGGTCATGGAAAGCTGTGATGATGAGAAGGACGGCGTCTCCGAAAACCTTATGCCGAAGGCGCTATCGCCCAGGGTAGCATCTGGGGGTGCCAAGTTCGTGGATGAAGTGCTTAATGGTCAGGATGAATGCTGCTTGGACAATTTCCGGATGGACAAGAACGTGTTCTACAAGTTGTGCCACGTTTTGCAGTCGAGGGGCTTGCTGCGCCATACGAACAGGATCAAGATCGAGGAGCAGCTGGCCATATTCTTGTTCATAACAGGCCATAACCTGCGGACGCGAGCTGTTCAAGAGCTGTTTAG AAGCGATGTGCCTCAAGAAGTCCTGGAAAATCCTAGATTATACCCTTACTTTAATGTAGTTgctccctcaagttcactttttTGGAAAGGCCAGCAG CTTGTTCATTTGACCTCAAGTTTCATTACATCTTGGCTGGGTGGGAAGGCTCAGCATCTGAATTGCGAGTCCTACATTCTGCTCTCACAAGGCATAACAAATTGCAGGTCCCGGAAG aggTGTCTTGTTGGTACGTTTGATTAA